The nucleotide sequence GGGCTTGGGCATGAACGAGAAAGAGCTGCGCGCCAATCCACGCCTCGCCGACTATGTAGTGCAGGACCTCAACCAACAGCCTGCATTGCCCTTCGACGACGACACCTTCGATGGGGCCGCCATTTGCGTATCCATTGACTACCTGACGCAGCCTGTGTTGGTGCTGCGCGAATTGGCCCGCGTGCTACGCACGGGCGCACCCTTGGTTATTACGTTTTCCAACCGGTGCTTCCCCAGCAAAGCGGTAGCCGCCTGGCACGCCCTCGACGACCGAGGCCACGTAGCACTAGTACAGCAGTATCTGCAAGCGGCCGGCCAATGGCATCCTATCGAATTGCTCGACCGTAGTCCTGCTCCACGGCGCTCCGATCCGCTTTTTGCCGTAATCGGGAAAGTCAACAAATCTGAACCACGCCATACAGAATAAGCTGGCTGCTGCTTACTATTGGTGACCTTTCGGAGCGTATGTTTGAGGAAAAGGTTCCAGAAATGGGAACTTTCTTGCGCCGAATAGCATCCATAAGGGCTTGACGCGGGGCAGATAAAGTGGAGTGTGCAAAGAAGGAGATTTATACTATCCGTGGAGGGTGTGGTTTTAGTAAGACTAAAAATTTCCTTAAATAATGGTCATGAAGCGGGAAGAAACGGTACTGGAAGTAGTAAGCAGCTGCATACGTGCCGAGCATCTCAACCAGCTGAGTGCATTGGTAGGGAAGGAGCCTGCCGTAATGGGGCCAGTGCTGGCGCAGTTACTGCCCTTGCTAATACGTGCCCTTGCTGACCGAGCAGGCCGGGCACAAGGCGTTGAGTTTGTATGGAACCTAGTTCAGCAGGCGCAAACCAATCAAGCACTGGTGCAACTCGACGCCATGGAGGTAGCCCGTTGGGACGACCGGGGTGTACGACTCGTACAAAACCTACTCGGCGACTCCTACGAAACCACCACCTATCGTTTGGCCAACAAAGCCGGGCTGCCGCTGGCCGCGTATGCGCCAGTGCTGGAAGTAGGTGTGGCGGCGGTACTGGGCGCCTTGGGCAGATATACTACGGAACACGGCCTGAACCCCACCGAACTAAGTGAGTGGCTGCAAGCAGAAGTGCTACCTGCGGGCGGCTCCGTGATTTCGCCACCGAGTGCCGGAGCCGCCACAACTCGGCCCCTTCCCTCCCCGCAGGCTATGCCGGCCAAACAAGCACCAGCCCCTACGTTTGCGGCGCAGGCCGGGAAGTGGCAAGAAGTGGGCGGAGGAAGCATCTTTATACCTCAGCAGGCATCGGCTTCGAAAGCCAACAAACAGCGCTGGGTGTGGCCATTGTTACTGCTATTAGGCCTAGCGCTCGGCTACGGCATTTTCCGCTGGACGTATGTGCCGCTCCAGGCCTCGACGGAGCCTACAGTGCCCGTGGCGTATGCGGGCACGGCTGCCCAGCCTACTAGCGTGCCTGCACCGCCCGCCGCTACCCCCGCCGATGCAATACCCGCCGGCCACTATGATTCCGCCACCGACACGTATATCTATGACACCGGCCGGCCTCTGGTTATCACGCTCTTCAACGGAAGCACCCTGAAGGTTGGGGTCAACTCCACGGAGTACCAGCTGTACCGTTTTCTGGCCGATCCTACGCAGCAAGTTGATCCGCTGAATGCCGGCGCCGGTTGGATAACTGCCGACCGTATGTACTTTGCTCCGGACCAAGCCACCCTAACGCCTGCCTCCACAGAGCAGCTACGCAACCTAGCCACCATCTTGCGCACATTTCCGCGGGCACAGCTCCTGTTCGGGGGGTACACGGATAGCAGCAGCAACCTGAAAAACCGACAGCTAAGCGAAGCGCAGGCGCAAGCTGCCGTGCGTGCCCTGATTGCCCAGGGGATTTCGGCCCGTCGTCTGCAAGCTATTGGCTATGGCGAAGCGGCACCCGTAACCTCCAACAGCAGTCCGGAGGGGCGGGCGCTCAACCGGCGGCTGCTTATCAAAGTCATCAACAAGCTAGGGCCCTTGTTACCACCTGCTGAAGCAGGTTCAACGCCGCCGCTCTTAGCCGCTGCGAAGCCAACCGACAGCACGCGTTTACCGATTTCGCCGGCCCTTGCAGCGGCGGCTGGTGAAGGTCCCGTTGAGCCGGTTATCGAGCAAGAGGAAGCCGACAGCCGCTACGTGGTAAGCGTGCAGATGGCGTATCTTTTCACTGCTCCCACCCAAGCGAAGCCCACCAAGAAATATTTGCGCAAAGGCGACATCCTCTACGGCGTGGAGGAGCGTAGCGGCCTAGTGAAAATCAGGTTCTGGAACCCAGATAGCGCTCTGGCCACCGGCTGGCTGAAGCGGCGTGAGCTGCAAAAGCTGTCGGAAGAGGAAGCTGTACCTCCCACCCAAACCGATTCAAAGTCTGATAGTTCAGGGTCCACGTCATCCGACTCCGATGGCTCCGCATCTACTGTTGCGGTTCCTGAAGCAGCGCCTCCCCAAGCAAGTCGACAACGGCCCTAAGGCCGGCCTGCTTCAGGTTCGCCATCAAACCCAAAGCCCTACTAGTATTAGTTTTTGCTCGAATACATTTCGAGACGGAAGCTAGTGCTACTAGGGCTTTGGGTTGATAAGTGGGAGCTACGTCAGACAACTCATTACCGCGTCTAGCCACCTTGCTTGTCTTGCGGTTGGTGGTTGGGTATAGAAGCTCGAATAGCCGGTTGCAAGCTGGCATAAGCCTAATTTCTGGTTGCAGGAACCGCGAAAGAAAAACTCAGTATTGTTGGAACTTTTTTTAGAACTATAAATACATAACTGATTGATAGAAAGTATGTAAGGAGTTGTGGGATGTGGTACGGTTTATGGTATTTCAATAAAAAATTGTGTATCCCACAGACTATAATCTTACTTGACGATGGCCTTGAAGCGGGAAGAAACGGTACTGGAAGTAGTAAGCACTTGCATACGCGCCGAGCACCTCAACCAGCTTAGCGCAGTAGTCGGCCAGAGCCCTGCCGTAGTAGGGCCAGCCCTGGCGCAGCTCTTGCCGCTAGTGGTACGTACGCTCGCTGAGCGTACCAGCCGCCCGCACGGTGTCGAGTTCCTGTGGGAACTGACCCAGCAGGCGCAAACCAACCAGGTACTGAGCCAGCTCAACGCCTTGAATATAGCCAGCCAGGAGGGACGCGGGGTGCTGCTGCTGCAAGGCCTGCTCCCCGATAGCTACGAGACAACCATTGCTCGGTTGGCCATCAAAGCAGGGGTGCCGCTGGCCGCGTATGCGCCGTTGGTGGAAGTGGCAGTAGCAGCGGTGCTGGGCACTCTAGGAAAGTACACCACCCAGCACCACTTACAACCCACTGAGCTAGCAGACTGGCTGCAAAGCGAAATAGCAGTTGCCGGCAGCATGCACGCCTCACAGCCCCAGCGCAGCGCAGCAGCTTCCCTGTCGGCCATGCCTCGCCATTCTGGGTCCGGCAATGCGGCCCCGGCGCCTACGTTTGCAACGCGGGCTGGCCAGTGGCAGGAGGTAGGCGGGGGTAGCATTTTCACGCCGCAACAAGCCGCACCTGCCCGCCTCAAGGGAATGCAGCGTTGGGGGTGGCCTTTACTGTTGTTACTCGGCTTGGCGCTCGGCTACGGCTTTTTCCGCTGGACCGAAATTCCCACGCCGGTGGCCTCAACAGAGCCGTCCGTGCCCGTAACGTATACGTCTGCTAAAACGCAGCCGGCTTCTGTGGCGCCCACTACCCCGGCCTCAGTGCCCGCCGACGGCGTACCCGCCGGACACTACGATTCCGCCACCGATACCTACATATATCATACCGGTCAGCCACTGATTATCACCCTTTCCAACGGTACCACCCTGGAAGTGGGCTCTAATTCCACGGAGTATCAGCTGTACCGTTTCCTGGCCGACCCCGAGCAGCAAGTTGACTCGCTGAATTCCGCGGCCGGCTGGATCAACGTCGACCGGGTGTATTTCAATTCTGGGCAGTCCACGCTGACTACCAGGTCTACGCAGCAGTTGCGCAACCTGGCGGCTATCCTGCGCACGTTCCCGCGGGCTCAACTCTTATTTGGCGGCCACACCGATGGCAGCGGCGACGGCCTGAAAAACCTTTATCTGAGCGATGCCCGGGCGCAGGCGGCTATGCGTGCCCTGGCTGGTCAAGGAATTTCGCCACGCCGGCTTCAGGCCATTGGCTACGGCGAAGCCACGCCGGTGGCGGCCAATAGCGGCCCAGTGGGCCGGGCGCTCAACCGGCGGCTGCGCCTCAAGGTTGTCAACAAGTTGGGGCCTCTGCTACCCGAGCCTACCGTGGTGCAGCGGAATTCTGCACCGCTGGTGGCCCCGGTGGCAGGGCCAGTTACGGAGCCAGCTTCACCTACCTCGTCGCCTCGGCCTGTTGCTACGCAGGCGGTGGAGGTGCCAGCACTAGCAGAGCAAACAGCCCAAAGCCCAACAACTGCGGAGCCGGCCGCCGAGCAGGAGGCGACAGGTGATAGCCGCTACCGGGTGGCTGTGCGCACTGCCTACCTATTTGATGCTCCCACCCAAGTGCAGCCTACCAAAAAGTATCTGCGCAAAGGCGACATCCTGTACGGCGAAGACGAACGCAACGGACTCGTGAAAACCAGCTTCCGAAACCCCGACGGCGCAGTTACCACTGGCTGGCTGAAACTGCAAGAGCTTCAGAAGCTGTCGGAAACCACCACGGCCGCTGCCCCTGTTCGCAATGCTCCGAAGGCGGCCCGACTGGCAGCAACCACGGCGCCCACCGGATTCAACAAGTCGGCCTCTACTGTTCCGGCTGTTGGTGCGCGCGCCAAAGCCAACCCAAACGGGTCAGTAACGGCGGTGGTGCGTGTCGCCAAATCATACTTCTTTAATTCGCCGAATCTGAGCCAGCCGGAAACCCGCAAAGCGCACTGTGTGCGAGGCGACAAAGTGCAGCTTGTCAAAGACGGTGGCGATGCCGTGTACGTGACGTTCACCAACTGGGAGAAAGTAACCACGGCCGGTTGGATGCGCAAAGACGCCTTGGATTACAACTAATATCGTCAGCTCGAACAGGCAACAGCAGCAGTCCGCAGCTTGGCTGACCTGACGCCCGCCAAGTGGTAGTGTAATGCAAGAAGCTTACTAGGTGCACCTAGCAGTAACACAAAGAGGAATTTCAGTGAGGCACCAGTTCAACAAGAAGCCGGCTATTTTTGCCGGCTTCTTCTGCTTAAGTGAACGTCATGCAATCCTCTACTACGGTATTTCTGGTGCGCCCTGTGCGCTTTGGCTTCAACCCCGAAACTGCGGCTTCCAACCATTTTCAGCACAGTATGGCAGGCCTCGATGCCGCTGCCGTGCAAGCACGAGCCTTTGCCGAGTTCGACGCCCTGGTTGCCAGCCTGCGCGCCAAGGGAGTAACCGTGTGGGTTTTCGACGATACCCCCGAGCCAGTTAAGCCCGACGCCGTATTTCCCAACAACTGGCTGACCCTGCACCCCGATGGCCGAGTGCTGCTCTACCCAATGTGCGCCCCCAACCGCCGCCCCGAGCGCCGGCCCGACATTCTGGAAGCGTTGCGCCAGCAGTTCGCCGTCAAAGAGGTGGTGGATTTATCGTTCTACGAGCTGGAAGACCGGTTTCTGGAAGGCACCGGCAGCATCCTCTTCGACCACGAGCACCGGGTCGCCTACGCCTGCCTTTCGCCCCGCACCGATGCCGGGCTTTTCGCGGATGTAGCCGCTCAGCTTGGGTATCGGCCGGTAACGTTCCGGGCCTGCGACGCCAACGGCCAGGAAATCTACCACACCAATGTCATGCTGAGCATCGGGGCCGGGTTTGCGGTGGTGTGTTTGGAGAGTATCGTGGACGCCGCAGAACGCGCGGCTGTTGTGGCGTCGTTCGCAGCCACCAACCACGAAATCGTGGATATTTCTTTAGCACAGGTAGCGCAGTTTGCTGGCAATCTTCTGGCGTTGCAGCCCACCCAAGGGCCCGCTCTGCTAGCTATGTCGCAAAGCGCCTTTGATGCCCTGACACCCGCGCAGCGCCGCACGTTGGGCACGTATTGCGAGTTGCTGCCGCTACCTATCCCCACTATTGAAACCATTGGGGGCGGCAGTGTGCGGTGCATGCTGGCGGAAGTGTTTTTGCCAGCTATACCAGCTGAAAGCACCAATAGGAAGCAACCGTAAATTATGGTTTGGCTGGCTATTCAGGGGCATTTTTCCAGCTAGACAAGCGCCAGTGTAAGAGGGCGGCAGCACAACCCCGCAGCGGAAGTCGCAGTAAAGTTTGTTGGCAATAGTGTGCGGTGGCCTGTTGTGCCAGGCCGCTTGTGTTGTTGCCCAACTTTCCTCTCAACTACAATCAGTGTCATGAATTTAGCTGGAAATACAGTTCTTATCACCGGAGGGGGCTCCGGTATTGGCTTTGCCTTAGCAGAGCGTTTTGTGAAAGCCGGTAGTACGGTGGTCGTGTGTGGCCGCCGCGCCGATAAGCTAGAGGAGGCGCAACAGAAGCTGCCTGGTTTGCACACACGCGTCTGCAACGTAGCCGTAGCCGCCGAGCGGGTGGCACTGCTGGCGTGGGTCAGGTCGGAGTTGCCGGCGGTAAACGTGTTAGTTAACAACGCCGGCATCCAGAACCGGGTGTCGTTGGCCACTGACGCCGAAGCGTGGGAAACTCGCCAACAGGAAATTTCCATCAACGTGGATGCGCCCATACATTTAAGTATGCTGTTCATCAACCATCTGCGCGAACAGCCCAATGCTGCTATTATCAACGTGACGTCGGGCTTGGCCTTTGCGCCGGCTGCGTTTGCGCCCATCTACAGTGCCACCAAAGCGGCGCTGCACTCCTTCACGCTCTCTTTGCGGCATCAACTAAAGGATACGCCTATTAGCGTACTGGAAATCATTCCCCCAGCCGTCAATACCGACCTGGGAGGCCCCGGCTTGCATACCTTCGGGGTACCCGTTGATGCGTTCACTGATTCGGTGATGGAGCGGCTGGCCGGCGGCGAAATAGAAGTGGGCTACGGCACGTCGGAAAAAAACCGAATGGCTTCCCGCACAGAACTAGATGCCGTGTTCGAGCAAATGAACAACCGCTGATGCGCGCCTAGGGTAGTTGCTGCCGTCTACACACAGAAGGGCCGCGTTTTGAAGGTGCTCGGTACGAAGCTCCTCTGAAACGCGGCCCTTTTATGCGCCGAAAAACACCTTATTCCTTCTCAACCACGGGCTCCGGGTTCAGCCCCAGCACGGCACTGGTGCGGGTCCGAACCTGGGCTACCAGTTCCGGGTCGTCTGACAACGACAGCCCAAACGAGGGTATCATGTCGCGGAAGCAGGCTTGCCATTCTGGCGTGACCGACTGCTGCGGAAAGCACTTCTGAATCAGGTTTACCATGATGCTCACGGCCGTAGAAGCACCCGGTGAAGCCCCGAGCAAGGCCGCAATAGAGCCGTCGGCGGCACTCACCACTTCCGTCCCGAATTCCAGCACGCCGCCTTCTTTCTTGTCCTTCTTGATAACCTGCACGCGCTGGCCGGCAATGGCAAGTTCCCAGTCTTCGGGCCGCGCCTCGGGCAGATATTCCCGCAACGCCGCCACCCGGTCTTGCGGCGACTGGCGCACCTGCTGAATCAGGTACTTGGTAAGCGGAATGTTCTTCAAGCCGGCCATAATCATGGGCCGCAGGTTGTTGAGCTGAATGGAGCCCGGCAAGTCAAGGTACGAGCCGGTTTTCAAGAACTTGGTGCTGAAGCCAGCGTAGGGGCCGAACAGCAATTCGCGCTTGCCTTCTATCATGCGGGTATCCAAGTGGGGCACCGACATGGGCGGTGAGCCCACGGCGGCTTTGCCGTAGACCTTGGCCTCGTGCCGCGCAATGACGGCCGGGTTCACGCACTTCAGCCATTGCCCACTCACTGGGAACCCGCCAAAGCCGTTGGCCTCTGGAATTCCGGATTTTTCGAGCAGCGGCAAGGAGCCACCGCCAGCCCCGATGAAGACAAAGCG is from Hymenobacter tibetensis and encodes:
- a CDS encoding malate:quinone oxidoreductase produces the protein MPTTDISAEQPVTDVVLIGAGIMSATLGMMLKELDPNLTITILERLDVAAAESSDAWNNAGTGHSAFCELNYTPERPDGSIDISKALKIAEQFEESKQFWSFLAERYEVKDIQRFINHIPHMSFVWGLKNVDYLRKRHAALTESALFKGMVFSEDREELTRWMPLVMEGRDAEQPVAATRMDLGTDVNFGSLTRGMFHLLEAKPGVTFHFHHEVQKLRQKEDGTWRLKAKNLTSGETIKVRGRFVFIGAGGGSLPLLEKSGIPEANGFGGFPVSGQWLKCVNPAVIARHEAKVYGKAAVGSPPMSVPHLDTRMIEGKRELLFGPYAGFSTKFLKTGSYLDLPGSIQLNNLRPMIMAGLKNIPLTKYLIQQVRQSPQDRVAALREYLPEARPEDWELAIAGQRVQVIKKDKKEGGVLEFGTEVVSAADGSIAALLGASPGASTAVSIMVNLIQKCFPQQSVTPEWQACFRDMIPSFGLSLSDDPELVAQVRTRTSAVLGLNPEPVVEKE
- a CDS encoding SDR family oxidoreductase, coding for MNLAGNTVLITGGGSGIGFALAERFVKAGSTVVVCGRRADKLEEAQQKLPGLHTRVCNVAVAAERVALLAWVRSELPAVNVLVNNAGIQNRVSLATDAEAWETRQQEISINVDAPIHLSMLFINHLREQPNAAIINVTSGLAFAPAAFAPIYSATKAALHSFTLSLRHQLKDTPISVLEIIPPAVNTDLGGPGLHTFGVPVDAFTDSVMERLAGGEIEVGYGTSEKNRMASRTELDAVFEQMNNR
- a CDS encoding OmpA family protein; translation: MALKREETVLEVVSTCIRAEHLNQLSAVVGQSPAVVGPALAQLLPLVVRTLAERTSRPHGVEFLWELTQQAQTNQVLSQLNALNIASQEGRGVLLLQGLLPDSYETTIARLAIKAGVPLAAYAPLVEVAVAAVLGTLGKYTTQHHLQPTELADWLQSEIAVAGSMHASQPQRSAAASLSAMPRHSGSGNAAPAPTFATRAGQWQEVGGGSIFTPQQAAPARLKGMQRWGWPLLLLLGLALGYGFFRWTEIPTPVASTEPSVPVTYTSAKTQPASVAPTTPASVPADGVPAGHYDSATDTYIYHTGQPLIITLSNGTTLEVGSNSTEYQLYRFLADPEQQVDSLNSAAGWINVDRVYFNSGQSTLTTRSTQQLRNLAAILRTFPRAQLLFGGHTDGSGDGLKNLYLSDARAQAAMRALAGQGISPRRLQAIGYGEATPVAANSGPVGRALNRRLRLKVVNKLGPLLPEPTVVQRNSAPLVAPVAGPVTEPASPTSSPRPVATQAVEVPALAEQTAQSPTTAEPAAEQEATGDSRYRVAVRTAYLFDAPTQVQPTKKYLRKGDILYGEDERNGLVKTSFRNPDGAVTTGWLKLQELQKLSETTTAAAPVRNAPKAARLAATTAPTGFNKSASTVPAVGARAKANPNGSVTAVVRVAKSYFFNSPNLSQPETRKAHCVRGDKVQLVKDGGDAVYVTFTNWEKVTTAGWMRKDALDYN
- a CDS encoding OmpA family protein is translated as MKREETVLEVVSSCIRAEHLNQLSALVGKEPAVMGPVLAQLLPLLIRALADRAGRAQGVEFVWNLVQQAQTNQALVQLDAMEVARWDDRGVRLVQNLLGDSYETTTYRLANKAGLPLAAYAPVLEVGVAAVLGALGRYTTEHGLNPTELSEWLQAEVLPAGGSVISPPSAGAATTRPLPSPQAMPAKQAPAPTFAAQAGKWQEVGGGSIFIPQQASASKANKQRWVWPLLLLLGLALGYGIFRWTYVPLQASTEPTVPVAYAGTAAQPTSVPAPPAATPADAIPAGHYDSATDTYIYDTGRPLVITLFNGSTLKVGVNSTEYQLYRFLADPTQQVDPLNAGAGWITADRMYFAPDQATLTPASTEQLRNLATILRTFPRAQLLFGGYTDSSSNLKNRQLSEAQAQAAVRALIAQGISARRLQAIGYGEAAPVTSNSSPEGRALNRRLLIKVINKLGPLLPPAEAGSTPPLLAAAKPTDSTRLPISPALAAAAGEGPVEPVIEQEEADSRYVVSVQMAYLFTAPTQAKPTKKYLRKGDILYGVEERSGLVKIRFWNPDSALATGWLKRRELQKLSEEEAVPPTQTDSKSDSSGSTSSDSDGSASTVAVPEAAPPQASRQRP
- the ctlX gene encoding citrulline utilization hydrolase CtlX, with translation MQSSTTVFLVRPVRFGFNPETAASNHFQHSMAGLDAAAVQARAFAEFDALVASLRAKGVTVWVFDDTPEPVKPDAVFPNNWLTLHPDGRVLLYPMCAPNRRPERRPDILEALRQQFAVKEVVDLSFYELEDRFLEGTGSILFDHEHRVAYACLSPRTDAGLFADVAAQLGYRPVTFRACDANGQEIYHTNVMLSIGAGFAVVCLESIVDAAERAAVVASFAATNHEIVDISLAQVAQFAGNLLALQPTQGPALLAMSQSAFDALTPAQRRTLGTYCELLPLPIPTIETIGGGSVRCMLAEVFLPAIPAESTNRKQP
- a CDS encoding class I SAM-dependent methyltransferase yields the protein MSPDDTFAFPQGTFRRQDESPDAHFYQQPRFVTHIDDAAIAAVTQLYREYFVPDSTLLDLMSSWVSHLPAEVPYRRVVGLGMNEKELRANPRLADYVVQDLNQQPALPFDDDTFDGAAICVSIDYLTQPVLVLRELARVLRTGAPLVITFSNRCFPSKAVAAWHALDDRGHVALVQQYLQAAGQWHPIELLDRSPAPRRSDPLFAVIGKVNKSEPRHTE